The window CCGACGTTGACGTCTACGAGTTTATGAGCTCGTCGCCCCAAGTCGACAAAGGGACAGATGGCACGGAGAAAAAACGGCCAGGCCGGCGCCAAACGGGGTCAAGACGAGCATCGGCAACAGTCGACAACGGCCGGGAGCCCAAGGATCGCGGCTcatcaaggaggaggagcatgaTGGTGTGATGAGACATGAAATATGGTGCATTTTATCATACATAGATTGGGCGACGTGGATGGGACACTGACCACATGTCTATCATCCACGTTGGCGGCGTTCAGGTCGCGTATTGTGCGTTTCTGGGAAGCATGCTCAAAGCTTTGATGTGCGAGATACCATAGCGAAGGAAGCAAGGGCTCTGGTGTTTCTTTTGGTCTGACCTCACTACGTGGAAAGGCCATACCTGCCGTCACGGTTGGCCCATTTTTGAATACGATAGAGTAGGCCTGCCGTCGCAGCAAGCCTGCAGCGCACGAATACATACATACAAGTGCGCATGGTAACATCgaagggcgtcgacgacgtgcctTCGTCCGACACGCCTCCTACGTTGCGTCCCTGCGTTTCGATGCCTGTGCATCATGAAGAGCTGGCGGCTGGCTCCACCGGCTTCGTGTAAGTCACCTTTTCCACTGCCACGTTTTCGTTTCCCTTGTCGTCGGTCCTTAATTGATACACGTAGAGTGTGAGCGAGATTCCCTGAACCTTGTTATTTGAGGCATGATGTTAGTCGGTTCAACCTTGACACCGGATGAGCTGCACGTACATCCATCAGGCAGAAGCTCGGGGTGGGATCTTCCCCCTCAAGACCCCAGCCGTTGCTAAACGCGCCGGTAGCGCTCCCCGGATTGACGAAGAacttgtccatgtactcgaACGCGTCGAAGCGGTGggtgccgccgcagcagAGGACGTCAACGTCCAGCCTGTTGGCTTCGGCAAGGAGCAGGTCCGGTTCGTTGGA of the Drechmeria coniospora strain ARSEF 6962 chromosome 01, whole genome shotgun sequence genome contains:
- a CDS encoding retrograde transporter, whose product is MTHTLTTSSLQFKKLLAPGKIGQILCLGNLTDKHTYEYLRSVAPDLKIVKGRYDVEATSLPLTQVVTHGGIRIGFLEGFTLVSNEPDLLLAEANRLDVDVLCCGGTHRFDAFEYMDKFFVNPGSATGAFSNGWGLEGEDPTPSFCLMDGISLTLYVYQLRTDDKGNENVAVEKVTYTKPVEPAASSS